Proteins from a single region of Catenulispora acidiphila DSM 44928:
- a CDS encoding phage tail protein: protein MRGAADGLGSPFPLGEQLPSVYADDDFAQRFVGGLDDLFAPMFSVLDNLSAYLRPELAPPDFVSWLGGWVGAELSGDESDPDLRAAVSGAAGLHRYRGTVHGLAEAVRLGFGIEPTIVESGGMSWSARPLGPLPGEPEPALQVRLTKAQASSVDLARLQALVAAVRPAHVPYSVVVEES from the coding sequence ATGAGGGGCGCGGCCGACGGGCTCGGCAGCCCGTTCCCGCTCGGCGAGCAGCTGCCGAGCGTCTACGCCGACGACGATTTCGCGCAGCGTTTCGTCGGCGGTCTGGACGACCTGTTCGCGCCGATGTTCTCGGTGCTGGACAACCTTTCGGCCTACCTGCGGCCCGAGCTGGCGCCGCCGGACTTCGTGTCCTGGCTCGGCGGCTGGGTCGGCGCGGAGCTGTCCGGGGACGAGTCCGACCCGGACCTGCGCGCCGCGGTGTCCGGCGCGGCCGGGCTGCACCGCTATCGCGGGACCGTGCACGGCCTGGCCGAAGCCGTCCGCCTCGGGTTCGGCATCGAGCCGACCATCGTGGAGAGCGGGGGCATGTCCTGGTCGGCGCGTCCGCTCGGGCCGTTGCCGGGGGAGCCCGAGCCGGCTTTGCAGGTCCGGCTCACCAAGGCCCAGGCCAGCTCGGTCGATCTGGCTCGCCTGCAGGCCCTGGTGGCCGCGGTGCGGCCGGCGCACGTCCCGTACTCCGTTGTCGTCGAAGAATCCTGA
- a CDS encoding NADase-type glycan-binding domain-containing protein yields the protein MSTDLSELTCPDCGAREQREAFCDSCGAALTRAKPAVVGAGAPAAFEESPSGESAGSAGNTGSTGSAESAAGVAAIPSARSGEAAAPASTAEHDSARAPGLHLVVDEADTVPLDEVARAEAERRELAEAAAERAEQAEKAERAERAERARALLVPVADQTEPPPGIVPVLPGKPDPIAPQRKNAEALEALDAGIECQWCATRNPPERHFCRRCGQRLAYAPVEARRPSWWRRVFFFWRNRPLPFAGQRPRLRRGPGQAIRPVVWAIVVVVVIVVVVQEYSPVSKNVRDHFAKPNEISNWTIGASHEDPNHKAKLLHDTYSDTWWGSGFSPQNTNGASVTVTFSQPANLLDLGITPGAGTAADTFGAQGSPETIEAELIPIPGKGAPIKKTFTLDDQPGFQKVQLRGDDIRQVVLTITSSYPPTAADPAKAVETAVTELEFYTRH from the coding sequence ATGTCCACCGATCTCAGTGAGCTGACCTGCCCCGACTGCGGTGCGCGCGAGCAGCGGGAAGCCTTCTGCGACAGCTGCGGGGCGGCACTGACCCGGGCCAAGCCGGCCGTGGTCGGCGCCGGGGCGCCGGCGGCTTTCGAGGAGTCGCCGTCCGGGGAAAGTGCGGGGAGCGCAGGGAACACAGGCAGCACAGGGAGCGCCGAGAGCGCAGCCGGCGTGGCGGCGATTCCGTCGGCGCGCTCCGGCGAGGCAGCGGCTCCGGCTTCGACCGCCGAGCACGATTCCGCGCGCGCTCCCGGGCTCCACCTCGTCGTCGACGAGGCGGACACCGTGCCGCTGGACGAGGTCGCGCGGGCCGAGGCGGAGCGCCGAGAACTCGCCGAGGCCGCCGCCGAGCGCGCTGAACAAGCCGAGAAAGCCGAACGAGCCGAGCGCGCCGAACGCGCCCGCGCCCTGCTGGTCCCGGTCGCCGACCAGACCGAGCCGCCGCCCGGCATCGTCCCGGTCCTGCCCGGCAAGCCCGACCCCATCGCCCCGCAGCGCAAGAACGCCGAGGCGCTGGAAGCCCTCGACGCAGGCATCGAATGTCAGTGGTGTGCCACCCGCAACCCGCCGGAGCGGCACTTCTGCCGGCGCTGCGGCCAGCGCCTGGCCTACGCGCCGGTGGAGGCGCGCCGTCCGTCGTGGTGGCGCCGCGTGTTCTTCTTCTGGCGCAACCGGCCGCTGCCCTTCGCCGGCCAGCGCCCCCGGCTGCGGCGCGGTCCGGGGCAGGCGATCCGCCCGGTGGTGTGGGCGATCGTGGTGGTAGTTGTGATCGTCGTCGTGGTCCAGGAGTATTCGCCGGTCTCCAAGAACGTCCGCGACCACTTCGCCAAGCCGAACGAGATCTCCAACTGGACCATCGGCGCGTCCCACGAGGATCCCAACCACAAGGCCAAGCTCCTGCACGACACCTACTCCGACACCTGGTGGGGCAGCGGGTTCTCGCCGCAGAACACGAACGGCGCGAGCGTGACCGTCACCTTCTCCCAGCCGGCGAACCTGCTGGACCTGGGGATCACGCCGGGCGCCGGCACCGCCGCGGACACCTTCGGCGCGCAGGGATCGCCGGAGACCATCGAGGCCGAGCTGATCCCGATCCCCGGCAAGGGCGCGCCGATCAAGAAGACGTTCACCCTCGACGACCAGCCCGGTTTCCAGAAGGTCCAGCTGCGCGGCGACGACATCCGCCAGGTGGTGCTGACCATCACCTCCTCCTACCCGCCCACCGCCGCCGACCCCGCCAAGGCGGTGGAGACGGCCGTCACCGAGTTGGAGTTCTACACGCGCCACTGA
- a CDS encoding helix-turn-helix transcriptional regulator has protein sequence MRRVQTVVMAADPVLRAGIVNLLDRRSEIELLAEDGPGRDPLIVMCADDAAELLEAGPQAAPKPAYTVLVVSRMNKAQLLEVVELGVTAVVWRREATADRLVRAVQLVDRGAGDLPADLLGGLLGEVGRARRARGAGTEPLPMGLSSREVDVIRLVSEGMETKEIAAKLCYSERTIKGVLHDVMTRLELRNRAHVVAHAAREGYLRWT, from the coding sequence GTGCGACGTGTCCAGACCGTGGTGATGGCCGCCGATCCGGTGCTGCGCGCCGGCATCGTCAACCTTCTCGACCGCCGCAGCGAGATCGAGCTGCTGGCCGAGGACGGCCCGGGCCGCGACCCGCTGATCGTGATGTGCGCCGACGACGCCGCCGAGCTGTTGGAGGCCGGACCGCAGGCGGCGCCCAAGCCCGCGTACACCGTGCTCGTGGTGAGCCGGATGAACAAGGCGCAGCTGTTGGAAGTGGTCGAACTCGGGGTGACCGCCGTGGTCTGGCGCCGCGAGGCGACCGCCGACCGGCTGGTGCGCGCCGTCCAGCTGGTCGACCGGGGCGCCGGCGACCTGCCCGCGGACCTGCTCGGCGGGCTGCTCGGCGAGGTCGGCCGGGCCCGGCGGGCACGCGGCGCCGGGACCGAGCCGCTGCCGATGGGGCTGTCCAGCCGCGAGGTGGACGTCATCCGGCTGGTCTCCGAGGGCATGGAGACCAAGGAGATAGCGGCGAAGCTCTGCTATTCCGAACGCACCATCAAAGGCGTGCTGCACGACGTGATGACGCGGCTGGAGTTGCGCAACCGGGCGCACGTCGTCGCGCACGCGGCCCGCGAGGGCTACCTGCGCTGGACCTGA
- a CDS encoding DUF4255 domain-containing protein, translating into MIPEIDEALRSLLRSALPDKGVDIAFDAPTRDWAARRNTPTVDAYLYDIREDLTRRERGVVAIRDERGIVVRRRQPPRYFRLSYLVTAWTKRAEDEHRLLAVVLGCLLTHDSLPIPDGPGQLSALGLQIPMTAATPPQESRSIADIWSALGGDLKPSLDLVITAPFPVGPEFPVGPAVTEGAGVRSHRLDEPEAEAPLRLRRYGKIER; encoded by the coding sequence TTGATCCCCGAAATCGACGAGGCGCTGCGCAGCCTGCTGCGATCCGCCCTGCCCGACAAGGGCGTGGACATCGCCTTCGACGCCCCGACCCGGGATTGGGCCGCGCGTCGGAACACCCCCACGGTCGACGCCTACCTCTATGACATCCGCGAAGACCTCACCCGGCGCGAGCGCGGCGTCGTGGCGATCCGGGACGAGCGGGGCATCGTGGTGCGCCGTCGCCAGCCGCCACGCTATTTCCGGCTTTCCTACCTGGTGACCGCCTGGACCAAGCGCGCCGAGGACGAACACCGGCTGCTGGCCGTGGTGCTCGGCTGCCTGCTCACCCACGACTCGCTGCCCATCCCCGATGGCCCGGGACAACTGTCCGCACTCGGATTGCAGATCCCGATGACCGCAGCCACTCCGCCGCAGGAGTCGCGCTCCATCGCCGACATCTGGTCGGCGCTCGGCGGCGACCTCAAGCCCTCCCTGGACCTGGTGATCACCGCGCCGTTCCCGGTGGGCCCGGAGTTCCCGGTCGGGCCGGCGGTCACCGAGGGCGCCGGGGTGCGCAGCCACCGGCTCGACGAGCCGGAGGCCGAGGCGCCGCTGCGGCTGCGCCGCTACGGGAAGATCGAGCGGTGA
- a CDS encoding ATP-binding protein yields the protein MNAEAKAARHCLDLLAEQVRILVDVRSAVDPSAEDPLRGLRLSADQVGWLLEAGSLDPTRSGGALAALDDFEADGDLIPAAEGWPRLAELAETFELTPLDVAVLVLALAPDVDRVFESCYGYLNDDVTRRRATVGLALDLSGREAWDPVARARFSAGAPLVSGGLLELEDADQPLLSRTLRVPDRVVAHLLGDDTPDDVLHGLTQAIDSFAEAPDAATLAEVERRPGLVELLRAGPTLIQLREQRKGSADAVALALFAAAGRPALRITLTEKVLARADQIVPALIREARLRRAGLVVLLPEPVDPGPLCTDQVPVLLVGEARRESGGWPVRPLVVDVESPAGGSPEWIARWRSELGPLAPGTDLEATVAPFRLTATGIARAAGTARALAALEGRQPDETHIRRAARQENARGMGPGVRHVEPAVGWPDLVLPETEGARLRELVDRVRNRDRVLGAWGLRTGGGRGRGVAALFAGESGTGKTLAAEVVAGELGLDLYVVELSALVDKYVGETEKNLERLFAEADRVDAVILFDEADAVFGKRSETKDAHDRYANMESAYLLQRLESFNGVALLTTNLRANIDDAFTRRFDLIVDFPFPDAALRKALWQRCLAGSVPLEPDVADGSALDAVADRFELAGGAIRAAATTAAYLAAAGGRRVGAEDLLTGAQREYRKMGRLSQEDLVGLEF from the coding sequence GTGAACGCCGAGGCCAAGGCCGCGCGGCACTGCCTGGATCTGCTGGCCGAGCAAGTCAGGATCCTGGTCGACGTGCGCTCGGCGGTCGACCCCAGCGCCGAGGATCCGTTGCGGGGCTTGCGTTTGTCGGCCGACCAGGTCGGCTGGCTGCTGGAGGCCGGAAGCCTCGATCCGACGCGCTCGGGCGGCGCGCTGGCTGCTCTGGACGATTTCGAGGCGGACGGGGATTTGATTCCGGCGGCTGAGGGATGGCCGCGCTTGGCTGAGCTGGCCGAGACTTTTGAGCTGACGCCACTGGATGTGGCGGTGTTGGTGCTGGCACTGGCGCCGGACGTGGACCGGGTCTTCGAGTCCTGTTACGGCTACCTGAACGACGACGTGACGCGGCGGCGCGCGACCGTCGGACTGGCGCTGGACTTGTCCGGCCGCGAGGCCTGGGATCCGGTGGCACGCGCTCGCTTTTCTGCCGGAGCGCCGTTGGTGTCCGGCGGTCTGCTGGAGCTGGAAGACGCCGATCAGCCGCTGCTGTCGCGGACTCTGCGAGTGCCGGACCGCGTGGTGGCTCATTTGCTGGGTGATGACACGCCGGACGACGTCCTGCACGGCTTGACTCAGGCTATTGATTCTTTCGCTGAGGCGCCCGACGCCGCGACCCTCGCCGAAGTCGAGCGGCGCCCCGGCTTGGTGGAGCTGCTGCGTGCCGGACCGACGCTGATCCAGTTGCGTGAGCAGCGTAAAGGCAGCGCGGACGCGGTCGCCTTGGCGCTGTTCGCCGCCGCGGGTCGTCCCGCGCTGCGGATCACGCTGACCGAGAAGGTGCTGGCGCGCGCCGACCAGATCGTTCCCGCCCTGATTCGCGAAGCCCGGCTGCGCCGCGCGGGCTTGGTGGTGCTCCTGCCCGAGCCGGTGGATCCCGGACCGCTGTGCACCGATCAGGTCCCGGTCCTGCTGGTCGGTGAGGCGCGGCGGGAGTCCGGCGGCTGGCCGGTGCGTCCGCTGGTGGTGGACGTCGAGTCCCCGGCAGGCGGCTCGCCGGAGTGGATCGCGCGCTGGCGTTCGGAGCTGGGACCGCTCGCGCCGGGGACCGATCTGGAGGCGACCGTCGCTCCGTTCCGGTTGACCGCGACCGGTATCGCTCGGGCGGCCGGGACCGCCCGGGCGCTGGCCGCGCTGGAAGGTCGGCAGCCGGACGAGACCCACATCCGTCGCGCCGCTCGGCAGGAGAACGCCCGAGGTATGGGACCGGGCGTCCGGCACGTGGAACCGGCGGTCGGCTGGCCGGATCTGGTGCTGCCGGAGACCGAGGGCGCGCGGCTGCGCGAGCTGGTGGACCGGGTTCGCAACCGTGATCGGGTCTTGGGCGCTTGGGGTCTGCGGACCGGCGGCGGCCGGGGTCGCGGCGTGGCGGCGTTGTTCGCCGGGGAGTCCGGGACCGGCAAGACGCTGGCGGCCGAGGTCGTGGCCGGTGAGCTGGGACTGGACTTGTACGTGGTCGAACTCAGTGCCCTGGTGGACAAATACGTCGGCGAGACTGAGAAAAACCTGGAGCGGCTGTTCGCCGAGGCCGACCGGGTGGACGCGGTCATCCTGTTCGACGAGGCCGACGCGGTCTTCGGCAAGCGCTCGGAGACCAAGGACGCGCACGACCGCTACGCCAACATGGAGAGCGCGTATCTGTTGCAGCGCCTGGAATCCTTCAACGGCGTCGCTCTGCTCACCACCAATCTGCGCGCCAACATCGACGACGCCTTCACCCGCCGCTTCGACCTGATCGTCGATTTCCCGTTCCCGGACGCCGCGCTGCGCAAGGCGTTGTGGCAGCGCTGCCTGGCCGGGTCCGTGCCGTTGGAGCCCGACGTCGCCGACGGCTCCGCGCTGGACGCGGTTGCCGACCGTTTCGAACTCGCCGGTGGCGCCATCCGGGCTGCCGCCACCACCGCCGCGTACTTGGCAGCGGCCGGCGGACGCCGAGTCGGCGCGGAGGATCTGCTGACCGGGGCGCAGCGGGAGTACCGGAAGATGGGCCGGCTGTCGCAGGAGGACTTGGTGGGCCTCGAATTCTGA
- a CDS encoding eCIS core domain-containing protein — MRDQDAGKAKAEGRTQSAPARSAAGPSADPTGILTLQRSIGNAAVVQLLAASGDGYSQEQHEHGPGCGHGGSAPVQRSEVQSVLSSAGQPLGGSVRTEMETRLGADFSDVRLHTGTAARRSAAEIGARAYTSGNHVVIGDGGGDKHTLAHELTHVIQQRRGPVAGSDNGSGLTVSDPSDRFEREAEANATRVLGMPLAPAANTGTATDAVQRSAAAGGEANATRLSGMSLAPAVGAADAPGATEAVQRSAAAEGEASATRLSGMPLAPAAGVADAPGATDAVRRSTAAEGVVQRAPGTLLERGGKAAKNAAASVRRGAAKSGPTADTAGGVFATAGGTGGDYGIASGIGAAGLVSGVLAVPDMVGSVFGFCEEFRAWLLATGEEKAKAGHRLVATMAGLTSNSSAVGGGLTSGAANLAPAASSVPLGQASGVLGIVNGLITAVNSSMKAHEAIKQTKALRGGDGAKDYKAMYKHFQDLQKVLEHNHDLAKKTMYEHFMEELAPARQLPAPESRVRIAALKGRYEERLEACDHRYALAKLTVHDNLVRVEEAANLQSVRELGERKGERRSVRQILTALSGTLNISVGALAIAAVALGLTGGAIPIAGQAIAGLVGLIGVGLLTWQVVNKVRANLKHLESDPAFQDHTQWGIFAEAMKIWKPKLASSRDKAAETLLDALKNSQYPENKAEAERLAKALRLNPQELVAMPEAKEALAKIKDRLAST; from the coding sequence ATGCGAGATCAGGACGCTGGTAAGGCCAAGGCTGAGGGCCGCACGCAGAGCGCCCCGGCGCGCTCGGCGGCGGGTCCCTCGGCCGACCCGACCGGGATCTTGACGTTGCAGCGAAGCATCGGGAACGCCGCTGTGGTCCAACTGCTCGCGGCGTCCGGCGATGGGTATTCCCAGGAGCAGCACGAACACGGTCCCGGCTGCGGGCACGGCGGCTCCGCGCCGGTCCAGCGCTCGGAGGTGCAGTCGGTCCTGTCCTCGGCGGGTCAGCCGCTGGGCGGTTCGGTGCGCACTGAGATGGAGACCCGGCTCGGCGCCGACTTCTCCGACGTGCGCCTGCACACCGGGACCGCCGCACGCCGCTCGGCCGCCGAGATCGGGGCGCGCGCCTACACCTCCGGGAACCACGTCGTCATCGGCGACGGCGGCGGCGACAAGCACACCCTCGCCCACGAGCTGACCCACGTCATCCAGCAGCGCCGCGGTCCGGTCGCCGGCAGCGACAACGGCAGCGGACTCACCGTCTCCGACCCCTCGGACCGCTTCGAGCGCGAGGCGGAGGCCAACGCCACGCGCGTGCTGGGCATGCCGCTGGCTCCGGCAGCGAATACGGGGACTGCGACCGATGCGGTGCAGCGATCGGCTGCCGCTGGAGGCGAGGCCAACGCCACACGGCTTTCAGGCATGTCGCTGGCTCCGGCGGTTGGTGCTGCCGACGCGCCGGGCGCCACCGAGGCGGTGCAGCGATCGGCTGCCGCCGAAGGCGAGGCCAGCGCCACACGGCTTTCGGGCATGCCACTGGCTCCGGCGGCTGGGGTCGCCGACGCGCCGGGCGCCACCGATGCGGTGCGGCGATCGACCGCCGCGGAAGGCGTCGTGCAGCGCGCGCCGGGAACGCTTCTGGAGCGCGGCGGCAAGGCGGCGAAGAATGCTGCCGCCTCCGTGCGGCGGGGCGCCGCCAAGAGCGGGCCCACCGCGGATACCGCTGGTGGTGTGTTCGCCACTGCCGGGGGCACCGGCGGGGACTACGGCATCGCCTCCGGTATCGGTGCGGCCGGGCTGGTCAGCGGCGTGCTCGCGGTGCCGGACATGGTCGGGTCGGTGTTCGGGTTCTGTGAGGAGTTCCGGGCGTGGCTGCTCGCCACCGGTGAGGAGAAGGCCAAAGCCGGCCATCGGCTCGTGGCGACGATGGCCGGTCTGACGTCGAACTCCTCGGCGGTCGGCGGCGGGCTCACGTCGGGAGCGGCGAACCTGGCGCCGGCCGCGTCGTCGGTGCCGCTGGGGCAGGCCAGCGGCGTCCTGGGGATTGTCAACGGCCTGATCACCGCCGTCAACAGCTCGATGAAGGCGCACGAGGCGATCAAGCAGACCAAGGCGCTGCGCGGCGGGGACGGCGCCAAGGACTACAAGGCGATGTACAAGCACTTCCAGGACCTGCAGAAGGTTCTCGAGCACAACCACGACCTGGCCAAGAAGACCATGTACGAGCATTTCATGGAGGAGCTGGCTCCGGCTCGGCAGCTTCCCGCGCCTGAGAGCAGGGTCCGGATCGCCGCGCTGAAGGGCCGGTACGAGGAACGCCTGGAGGCGTGCGACCACCGCTACGCCCTGGCGAAGCTGACGGTGCACGACAACCTCGTGCGCGTCGAGGAGGCGGCGAACCTCCAGTCGGTCAGGGAACTCGGCGAGCGCAAGGGCGAGCGCCGCTCGGTCCGCCAGATCCTCACAGCGCTGAGCGGAACCCTGAACATCTCCGTCGGCGCGCTGGCGATCGCCGCCGTCGCCCTCGGCCTGACCGGCGGCGCGATCCCCATCGCCGGCCAGGCGATCGCCGGTCTCGTCGGGCTGATCGGCGTCGGGCTGCTGACCTGGCAGGTCGTGAACAAGGTCCGGGCGAACCTGAAGCACCTGGAGAGCGACCCGGCGTTCCAGGACCACACGCAGTGGGGCATCTTCGCCGAGGCCATGAAGATCTGGAAGCCCAAGCTCGCCAGCTCGCGGGACAAGGCTGCGGAGACGCTGCTGGACGCGCTCAAGAACTCTCAGTACCCGGAGAACAAGGCGGAGGCCGAGCGGCTGGCCAAGGCGCTGCGGCTGAACCCGCAGGAGCTGGTGGCGATGCCCGAGGCGAAGGAAGCGCTGGCGAAGATTAAGGACAGGCTTGCCTCAACCTGA
- a CDS encoding FAD-dependent oxidoreductase — translation MTDEPYWTTTGGRTDYPRLDGRGRADVAVIGGGAAGLWTAWELARTGRRVALLEAGRIVEAAKGGGAGQASVLQALAHSRIERAAGAEAARSYAEAQARAVERIAEVADRLGVECEVERRAAYLYADDEASLADLRAETAAAHEAGVPVVDGVGIGVGVGVPFAVKGAAHIADQLQFHPSKLLTALAEDLVRLGSAVYEHSRVVTVDVGEPCVVMTESGASVAAEHVVVATGFPITATKAVRRALRARRELLLAGAMPAELAPEATYAAVAESGVSVRTAPLGDGQRLVVVAGEKYEPGSGGVGERYARLAAWAAENVGLSRVDYHWSAQDCQSEDHLPLIGRASATADRRCLWVATGSAGWDAGTAVLAGGLITAGIRGQRPASWAAAFAPARWEKALRPEDAWSGPVRSVVRHRVEPDERDALDAIRPGDAAVVDVGGEHCAAYRDDHGLLHLVSALCPHLGCTVGFNDVEKTWECPCHGSRFAIDGALLQGPAAEPLAPARAYLALAATE, via the coding sequence ATGACCGACGAGCCCTACTGGACGACCACCGGCGGCAGGACCGACTACCCCAGGCTGGACGGCCGGGGCAGAGCCGACGTGGCGGTCATCGGCGGTGGGGCGGCCGGGCTGTGGACGGCCTGGGAGCTGGCACGCACCGGACGGCGCGTGGCACTCCTGGAGGCCGGCCGGATCGTCGAGGCCGCGAAGGGCGGCGGCGCCGGACAGGCATCGGTGCTGCAAGCCCTCGCCCACAGCCGGATCGAGCGCGCCGCCGGAGCCGAGGCGGCGCGCTCCTACGCCGAGGCGCAGGCGCGGGCCGTGGAGCGGATCGCCGAGGTAGCCGATCGGCTCGGCGTCGAGTGCGAGGTGGAGCGGCGAGCGGCTTATCTGTATGCCGACGACGAGGCTTCCCTGGCGGATCTGCGCGCGGAGACCGCTGCCGCGCATGAAGCCGGAGTCCCGGTTGTCGACGGCGTGGGGATAGGCGTCGGCGTCGGCGTGCCGTTCGCGGTGAAAGGCGCGGCGCACATCGCCGACCAGCTCCAGTTCCATCCCTCCAAACTCCTCACGGCGCTGGCCGAGGACCTCGTCCGGCTGGGATCGGCAGTGTACGAACACAGCCGCGTCGTCACCGTCGACGTCGGAGAACCCTGCGTCGTCATGACCGAGAGCGGCGCATCGGTCGCCGCCGAGCACGTGGTGGTCGCCACCGGCTTCCCGATCACGGCGACGAAGGCGGTGCGGCGCGCGCTGCGTGCCCGGCGTGAGCTGCTGCTGGCCGGGGCGATGCCGGCCGAGCTGGCGCCGGAGGCGACGTACGCCGCCGTCGCGGAGTCCGGCGTGTCGGTGCGCACCGCACCGCTGGGCGACGGGCAGCGCCTGGTCGTCGTCGCGGGGGAGAAGTACGAGCCCGGCTCCGGCGGAGTCGGCGAGCGGTACGCGCGGCTGGCGGCGTGGGCCGCCGAGAACGTGGGTCTGAGCCGCGTGGACTACCACTGGTCGGCGCAGGACTGCCAGAGCGAGGACCACCTCCCGCTGATCGGGCGGGCTTCGGCGACGGCGGACCGGCGGTGCCTGTGGGTCGCGACCGGCTCGGCGGGTTGGGACGCCGGTACCGCGGTGCTCGCGGGCGGCCTCATCACCGCCGGTATCCGGGGTCAGCGGCCCGCTTCGTGGGCGGCGGCGTTCGCCCCGGCGCGGTGGGAGAAGGCCCTGCGGCCGGAGGACGCGTGGAGCGGCCCGGTGCGGTCGGTGGTCCGGCACCGCGTCGAGCCCGACGAGCGGGACGCCCTCGACGCGATCCGTCCTGGCGACGCCGCGGTGGTGGACGTCGGCGGCGAGCACTGCGCGGCATACCGGGACGACCACGGACTGCTGCACCTGGTCTCGGCGCTGTGTCCGCACCTGGGCTGCACCGTCGGGTTCAACGACGTGGAGAAGACCTGGGAGTGCCCGTGCCACGGCTCCCGGTTCGCCATCGACGGCGCGTTGTTGCAGGGACCGGCGGCCGAACCACTCGCCCCGGCGCGTGCCTACTTGGCGCTCGCGGCGACGGAATGA
- a CDS encoding iron-sulfur cluster assembly accessory protein codes for MTVQHLEDVVLSLTDRAAAAIQVLTTSSELPPETAGLRIVAADPSLNGNQDQFSAVLATGPDAGDQVVESGPARIFLESTAATVLDGRELDATVDVDGSVKFVVGPGV; via the coding sequence TTGACCGTCCAGCACCTGGAGGATGTCGTGCTGTCTCTCACCGATCGGGCCGCGGCCGCCATTCAGGTACTGACCACGAGTTCCGAACTGCCCCCGGAGACCGCCGGTCTGCGCATCGTCGCGGCCGACCCGAGCCTGAACGGCAACCAGGACCAGTTCTCGGCGGTCCTGGCCACCGGTCCCGACGCCGGCGACCAGGTCGTGGAGTCCGGTCCGGCGCGCATCTTCCTGGAGTCCACGGCCGCCACGGTCCTGGACGGACGGGAGTTGGATGCCACCGTCGACGTGGACGGGAGCGTTAAATTCGTCGTGGGTCCGGGCGTATAG